The sequence CCAAATCAATTAATGGAATTCGGCACTTTTGATTGGTTTTACGAATATGGACGAATAATTAATTCTAGAAATAAACATGAAAATCAATAATGTAATACAGATAGGATTATTAATTAATAGTACCATAATTTAACCATGTTGAGTTTAATAATCAATAAAGATATTTTCAATTGTTATAATTGCATAGGAACATTCTCATTTAACAAAAAAGAATTTCATTCTCCTTTTTATTTAATGCAATATGTAGATGGTAAAATAGATATTATTGTTGGAGGATTTTTTACAGTCCCATTTATGGAAAGGGATAGTGAAGAAGATGATTATTGTACAATTACAGGGAAATTATTTGACAATTCTGCACAGATTAAAATAGAAGAAGCAGTCATTTCTAATATCAATTTCAATGTAAATAATGGAAAACCGACATATTGTATTCTAAATGTTTACAAACCAGTAAACATTCTGTTTAAAGATGAAAAAACAAAATTTAATACTATTGATGTCTATTTAACAAATTTCTTAAATAATATTTCAAGAAATAGTAATTTTTTAGAATTCAATATACAAACTGACAATTATTTAATTGATTTCAAAAGCACTTACGATTATAACAACTCTAAAACATTATTATATGAAGATAAAGAAGATGTTTTAATAACTTCTTTAGCAAAAATCGATTTAAAAAATCAAAAGGTAGATATTGTCTATGAAATGAACAAATTAACCTATTTAATGTCATATGCAACAAGAACCAACATTTCACCCGTCTGTTTTAACTTTTATAACGATAAAAAATTGATTAAAACAGTTTTATGGCCTGCCTTAACAACTAAATTCTCAAACAAGGAAAAATTAATTGAACCAAGAAATATGAAATATTTTATAGAAGAATCTTATCCTATTTTTTTAGAAAACTATTATACATTCTCTTTAAATATTATTATCAGCATTTATCTGGAATCATTACTAAGTAATTATGTAGATAGTGGTTATATATTGCTAGTTGTAGCTCTTGAATCATTTTTATTATCTCATGAAGAAAACTGTAAACAGAAAGGAGAAGAAATTAATCCCAGTTCTATAAAAAGAATTAATAAACAAATGAACAAATTTTTCAATGAAAAAGAATATGATATTCCTGACAATGATTTAATGGAGCTCTCTCAAAAATTAGCATATAATAATACTACGTTAGGTGAAAAATTATCTTTATTAAAAAATAAAGAGCGATTTAAATCAAATTTAAACTTAAATTCAAAAGATTACGATTTTCCAAAAATTAGAAATGAAATAATTCACACAGGAAAAGTTCCAAAATCAATTCCTTATAAAAAATGTAATCGGGAAATAAACATGAGTGTGGAATTTGCTAGAACATTATTCTTATTAGATAAAATTATTCTATCATTACTAAAATATAATGGAAAATTCAATGATTATTTAAATAAAAAGGAAATTAGTTTTAAACATTGAAATAAAATCAATTCTTTTATTATTTATAAATTTATAATTAAAAATGGAAGAATAATTAATAATATCCTTATGACACTCATTTAAAAATCAAATAAAGTTGTTTGCTTTGGCTCAATATATCTTATTACTTCTGTATCAATTAGCTTGTCACCTTCCTTAAGATGTCCAAGTAATAATGGTGATTTCTCATCATGCAATTTTATAACATTCTTAGGAATGTCCGGTTTTCGATTGGCATAGCAATATTTACATTCACTTAAACAAGAATTATAAGCACCTATGTCTCTTGATGGAATGCAGTGACAATTTTCTCTAATTCCAGTTCCTTTAACATTTTTATAAACTACATTGTGTGCCTGTTCCAATATTTCACGAGTGGTGCATCCTGCAGCATGTATACCATATTTCTCATAGCTTTCATTTGTTGCACAGGATTGAGTGTAAAGATCATATCTCCTTGATATCTCACCAATCCCTTTCAATAGCTTTTCTTTATCCTCTTGAGTGAATGGAATTATTTCCGGCATATTCTCTTCAACTTTTTTGTACATATCAACAAAGCTGAAGATGCATCTGTAAACCAGAGGTGCAATTTCTGAAGCCATATACTCAAATGTTTCAAGATGTTTTTCAACTGTGTATTTTTCAGTCAGAAGTATCGGATCATATCTCCAGAGAATCTTGTTGCTACCAACAATATCGGATAATCGTTTCAACGTTTTAATAGATTGATTTATTGATGGGACTTTCGGTTCTATGTCCTTGCCGTATGCAGTAATCGTGTAGTTGCACAATATATTGTACTTTTCATCAATGTCACCTATATGTTTCAGTATAGGTTGGTAGTTCTTGGAGCAGAACAGAAGACAATCAACATCTTCAGGCTTTAAGCTTAACTTATACACATTCTCTCTTGCAAATGGATTTCTTGAATATGAATATCCTTCACTAAGTCTGTTCAATAGCCATGGAGTGTAGTAGTTTACTATATCTGTTCTTCCGCCGACATTTATTATCATGTTATCACTTACTATATCTGGTGACATTAACATTTCTTATTTGTGTTTTGACCAGCCTTATGTAACCTCTTCTGATAAATAATAACTGTTCAAGACAACATTTTTATTTCTATACATTCACTAATATTTTTATTTTATATCTGAATATATGTTAAAATTCTACGATTTGAACGAATTTCCAAAACTTTAATTACTGAAGAAAATAAAATTAGTATCTATAGTGAGAGAAAAGTAGTAGATAATTTCGTGACTATTTGCATAGCAATATTTGCACCCATGAAGGCAGGTATTATATAATCCAATATCCCTTCCCATTAAACAATTGCATTCTCGATTTCTGTATTTTCCTTTGGGGACTTTTAAATTATTTCCAATAGCTTTTTCCAATACCTGTTGAGTCATGCAACCGGATGAATCAAATCCAAACTGGTCAAGCAATGTTCCTTCAACGCATGTTTTCATTTGCATATCATATTGCCTGGCAATTCTTGCAAAATTTTCACCAATAACCAAACGTTCCTCAGTCGTGACTTCACGAGCTTCATGAAAATTCCTTAAAACCTTCTGATACAAGTCAATGAAGCTTATTGTGCAGTCAGAAGTAAAATCATGCAATTCAGATGCCATCTCTTCAAATTTATCAATATGAAAATCCAAGTTATATTTTTCAGTGATAAAAATAGGATCATATCTCCATGACACGCAATTAATGCCCAATGTTTCAGACAGCTCCTTAAATGTTTTCATGACCTTTTTGTAATTCACAACATTGACTTCAACGTCTTTTCCATAGGGATTTATTGTTGTAAACCAGAATTGCCTGTAATCAGACAGTTTATCCAAATTCTTTACCAGAGGTTTTGGATTTTTAGAGCAAAAACAGATACAGTCAACATTTTTGGGATTGAAATTATATTTATAAATCTGATTGTTATATGGGTTTTTGCTAAGTACGAAACCCTCTTCAATCCTTCTCAAGAACCATTTACTAAAAAAAGCAGGAATATCAGTTCTTGTGCCTGTGTTAAGAATCATAAAAAAAGAAAAAGTAAAAGAGATTTATAAATCTCTTCCGAAAATATGTACAGCTGCAGTACCACCGGTTCCTCCGATGTTGTGAGTCATACCGATTTCTGCACCTTCAACTTGACGTCCACCAGCTTCTCCTCTAAGTTGCCATACTATTTCAGCAGCTTGAGCAATACCGGTTGCACCTAATGGGTGTCCACGTGCTTTAAGACCACCTGAAGAGTTGATTGGGAAATCACCATCGATTTCTGTTTGACCTTCTTCAATAGCTATTCCACCCTTACCTTTTTCAGCAAAACCTAAGTCTTCCACAGCCAATAGACCGTTGATTGAGAAACAATCGTGGACTTCAGTAACGTCAATGTCTTTTTGGGTGACTCCTGCCATTTCATAAGCTTTTCTGGATGCAACCTTAGTAGATTCAATGGTAGTAATGTCTTTTCTATCATGCAATGTTAAAGTTCCAGAAGCTTGTGCAGAAGCTTTTACATAAATTGGAGTATCAGTATACTTTTTGGCATCCTCGGCAGGCACCATTACAATAGCTGCTGCTCCGTCACTTACAGGGGAACAGTCAAGGAGAGTTAATGGGTCTGCCACCATAGTGGAATTCAATACCTTATCAACACTGATTTCAAATGGGAATTGAGCATTAGGATTTTTAGATGCATTTTTATGGTTTACAACAGAAAATTGTGCCAATTGTTCGCGAGTGGTACCATATTCATGCATATGTCTTTTTGCAATCATTGCATATAATGACGGGAAAGTAGCGCCTTGCTGTGCTTCCCATTCCTGGTCTGATGCAGTAGCAATAGCTGGAGTTGCATCCACAACATCAGTCATTTTTTCAACACCTGCAGAAATAACCACATCATGAAAACCGGATGCTACCGCCATGATTCCTTGTCTTAATGCAAGACCGCCTGATGCACAAGCAGCTTCAACTCTTGTAGCTGGAATTGGATTAAGACCTACATGATCAGAAATAAGTGCTGCAATGTGTTCCTGTTCTACAAAAAGTCCGGAAGACATGTTTCCAACAAACATTGCTTCAATGTCGTCACCACCAATATCTGCATCCACGATAGCTTTTAAACCAGCTTCAGCAATCAAATCCCTAAAGGAAGAATCCCATAATTCACCAAATTTAGTTTGTGAAACTCCGATAATCGCAACATCTCTCATATTCAAGCCCCCTTACATTTTAATTTTACCTTTGAATTTAGCGTAAACAGCATAATCAACGTATGTTTTGTCATCAATGATATCTTGTGTTTTTGGAGCTAATTCTCTTCTTTTTTCAATTTCATC is a genomic window of uncultured Methanobrevibacter sp. containing:
- a CDS encoding DUF1848 domain-containing protein yields the protein MIINVGGRTDIVNYYTPWLLNRLSEGYSYSRNPFARENVYKLSLKPEDVDCLLFCSKNYQPILKHIGDIDEKYNILCNYTITAYGKDIEPKVPSINQSIKTLKRLSDIVGSNKILWRYDPILLTEKYTVEKHLETFEYMASEIAPLVYRCIFSFVDMYKKVEENMPEIIPFTQEDKEKLLKGIGEISRRYDLYTQSCATNESYEKYGIHAAGCTTREILEQAHNVVYKNVKGTGIRENCHCIPSRDIGAYNSCLSECKYCYANRKPDIPKNVIKLHDEKSPLLLGHLKEGDKLIDTEVIRYIEPKQTTLFDF
- a CDS encoding DUF1848 domain-containing protein, coding for MILNTGTRTDIPAFFSKWFLRRIEEGFVLSKNPYNNQIYKYNFNPKNVDCICFCSKNPKPLVKNLDKLSDYRQFWFTTINPYGKDVEVNVVNYKKVMKTFKELSETLGINCVSWRYDPIFITEKYNLDFHIDKFEEMASELHDFTSDCTISFIDLYQKVLRNFHEAREVTTEERLVIGENFARIARQYDMQMKTCVEGTLLDQFGFDSSGCMTQQVLEKAIGNNLKVPKGKYRNRECNCLMGRDIGLYNTCLHGCKYCYANSHEIIYYFSLTIDTNFIFFSN
- a CDS encoding thiolase domain-containing protein, with amino-acid sequence MRDVAIIGVSQTKFGELWDSSFRDLIAEAGLKAIVDADIGGDDIEAMFVGNMSSGLFVEQEHIAALISDHVGLNPIPATRVEAACASGGLALRQGIMAVASGFHDVVISAGVEKMTDVVDATPAIATASDQEWEAQQGATFPSLYAMIAKRHMHEYGTTREQLAQFSVVNHKNASKNPNAQFPFEISVDKVLNSTMVADPLTLLDCSPVSDGAAAIVMVPAEDAKKYTDTPIYVKASAQASGTLTLHDRKDITTIESTKVASRKAYEMAGVTQKDIDVTEVHDCFSINGLLAVEDLGFAEKGKGGIAIEEGQTEIDGDFPINSSGGLKARGHPLGATGIAQAAEIVWQLRGEAGGRQVEGAEIGMTHNIGGTGGTAAVHIFGRDL